The DNA segment ATTTCGGCCTGCCCGGTGAGATCTTCCATCTGGCAGATGGCGTAGGGTTTGTTCTCTTTTTTGGTGAAACGCTTCTCGACGCTGGTCAGCATTCCGGCGGCTTCGATGATGGATTTGTCCTCCATTTCGCGCATCAAAGCCGTGGTGACATAGCCGCCATTTTCGAGCGTCTCGCGCCAGGAATCGAGCGGATGGCCAGTGACGTAGAAACCGAGAAGTTCCTTTTCGGCAGAAAGACGTTCGGCCTGGCTCCAAGGTTCGACGTGCGGCATTTCGGCCAAAGTCGTCGGAGCCGGAGCGGACGAAAACATGTCGAAGAGCGAGACCTGGCCCGAGGCTTTGTCGCGATGAGCAGAGGCCGCGGAGGCGAGAGTCGATTCGACGCTGGCGAAGAGGACGGCGCGGTCAATTTTTGTAAAATCGAAAGCACCGCAGCGGATAAGACTTTCGATGACGCGCCGATTAGCGGACTTCGAGTCGATGCGACTGCAAAAATCCTCCAGTGATTTGTAACTCCCCTCTTTTTCGCGTTCAGCGATGGCGGCTTCCATGGCGGCTTCTCCGACGTTTTTGATGGCGGCGAGTCCGAAGCGAATGGCCGGTTTTCCCTCAAAGGTGGAGGGGCGGAATTTGAGCAGACTGCTATTTAAGTCAGGCGGCAAAATGGTGATCTTCATCCGCTGGCATTCGGCGACGAAAATGGAGATTTTGTCGGTATTGTTGACTTCGTTGCTGAGCAACGCGGACATGAATTCGAGCGGGTGATTCGCTTTCAGATACGCCGTCTGATAGCTGATCCAGCCGTAAGCGGCGGCGTGGGATTTGTTGAATCCGTAGCCGGCAAATTTCTCGAGCAAGTCGAAGATTTCGTCGGCAAGTTTGGAATCGACGTTGTGATGCTCAGCGCAACCGGCGACGAAGAGTTTGCGCTCCTTGGCCATTTTCTCGACGTCCTTTTTGCCCATAGCGCGCCGGAGATTATCGGCACCGCCAAGGGTGTAGCCAGCCATCACGCGAGCGGCCTGCATGACCTGTTCCTGGTAGATCATGATGCCGTAGGTGTCGCCGCAGACTTGCTGCAAAAGCGGGTGGGCGTATTTGATTTTTGTCTGCCCTTTTTTCCGCTTCACATAGTCGGGAATGAACTCCATTGGGCCAGGCCGGTAGAGCGCACTGAGCGCGTAAATGTCGTCAATCGTCTGGAAGTCGAATGAGCGGCACCACGACGCCATGCCGCCGTCCAACTGGAAGATGCCGATGATTTCCGCGCGGTTGAGGAGATCGAAAGTCGGCTGGTCGTCGAGCGGGATGTTGGCGATGCGGAAGCTGTCGTCGCTCTGGCGGATGAGGTCCTCGGCGTCACGAATGATCGTGAGCGTTTTCAGGCCGAGAAAATCCATTTTTAACAAGCCGAGATCGGTCAGCGGACCCATGGCGTATTGACTGACGATTTCGCCGTCGCTGCTCTTGGAAAGCGGGATGTAATCGGACAAATCGCGGTCGCTAATGACGACTCCTGCCGCGTGAACGCCGGTGTTGCGCGAGAGGCCCTCGAGCGTGGTGGCGTATTCCCAGAGCTGCGCGGTGGCGGGCTCGGTCTCGATGGCTTTTTTGAGATCGGGATTTTTTTCAGCGGCTTTTTTTAGAGTCATCCCCAAGTCCAGCGGGATCATTTTCGCAATCCGGTCGCCGTCGCCGTAGCTGTAACCAAGGACGCGACCGACATCGCGCACGACAGATTTCGCTCCCATCGTGCCGAAGGTAATGATCTGGGAAACGGCGCGATGGCCATATTTGTTGCGGACGTATTCGATGACTTCCCCGCGCCGCTGCTGGCAGAAATCGATATCGATGTCGGGCGGGCTGACGCGCTCCGGGTTCATGAATCGCTCGAAGAGGAGTCCGAATCGAATCGGGTCAATATCGGTGATTTTCATGACGTAGGCGACCATCGCGCCCGCAGCCGAGCCGCGTCCGGGTCCCACGGGAATGCCGTTTTGCTTGGCGTAATGAATGAAATCCCAAGTGATGAGAAAGTAGTCGATAAAACCGGTTTTGACCAAAATGGTTAGCTCATATTCGAGGCGCTCACGCAGCTCGGGAGCGGCGTTTTTGCCGTAACGATCCTCGAAGCCTTCCCAGCAAATCTTGCGCATGGTTTCCTCGGCGGTCATGCCATCGGGGCACTTGTAGGCGGGATATTTCGTGCTGGTGTCGAGGGTGACGTTGCAGCGCTCGGCAATGGCCAGCGTGTTGCTGATCGCCTCCGGCGTGTCGGCAAAAAGCGCGGCCATTTCGTCGCCGCTCTTAAAGTAAAGCTCGGGCGAATAGTGCATCCGTTTCTCGTCCTGCACCATCGACTGGGTGCCGATGCAAATCATCACGTCATGCGCCTCGTGCTGGGCGCGGGTGAGAAAATGGACGTCGTTCGT comes from the Chthoniobacterales bacterium genome and includes:
- the dnaE gene encoding DNA polymerase III subunit alpha; protein product: MSAAPFVHLHQHTEYSLLDGSIRIEDLMKQAKELNMPAVAITDHGNMYGVVEFVQTAKKYGIKPIVGCEVYMAAGSMLDKQAATARAETYHFTLLAKDNTGYHNLLKLVSAAHIDGFYYKPRIDKELLAKHSEGLIGLSGCLKGEINQALIAENPAKARQSVQEFIGIFGKENFYIELQDHGIEAQAKCNPILKQFAAEFDLPLVATNDVHFLTRAQHEAHDVMICIGTQSMVQDEKRMHYSPELYFKSGDEMAALFADTPEAISNTLAIAERCNVTLDTSTKYPAYKCPDGMTAEETMRKICWEGFEDRYGKNAAPELRERLEYELTILVKTGFIDYFLITWDFIHYAKQNGIPVGPGRGSAAGAMVAYVMKITDIDPIRFGLLFERFMNPERVSPPDIDIDFCQQRRGEVIEYVRNKYGHRAVSQIITFGTMGAKSVVRDVGRVLGYSYGDGDRIAKMIPLDLGMTLKKAAEKNPDLKKAIETEPATAQLWEYATTLEGLSRNTGVHAAGVVISDRDLSDYIPLSKSSDGEIVSQYAMGPLTDLGLLKMDFLGLKTLTIIRDAEDLIRQSDDSFRIANIPLDDQPTFDLLNRAEIIGIFQLDGGMASWCRSFDFQTIDDIYALSALYRPGPMEFIPDYVKRKKGQTKIKYAHPLLQQVCGDTYGIMIYQEQVMQAARVMAGYTLGGADNLRRAMGKKDVEKMAKERKLFVAGCAEHHNVDSKLADEIFDLLEKFAGYGFNKSHAAAYGWISYQTAYLKANHPLEFMSALLSNEVNNTDKISIFVAECQRMKITILPPDLNSSLLKFRPSTFEGKPAIRFGLAAIKNVGEAAMEAAIAEREKEGSYKSLEDFCSRIDSKSANRRVIESLIRCGAFDFTKIDRAVLFASVESTLASAASAHRDKASGQVSLFDMFSSAPAPTTLAEMPHVEPWSQAERLSAEKELLGFYVTGHPLDSWRETLENGGYVTTALMREMEDKSIIEAAGMLTSVEKRFTKKENKPYAICQMEDLTGQAEIMVWPETFSKSGQLLEVGKVLVITAKLDKREEKPRLVASEFKVIKETKGSSIRLTMQHELLEVEELARLRETLHRYPGKTPVILNFQFGTGERVVMRTGTKYHVQDSEELRLALNGWLI